One Carassius carassius chromosome 28, fCarCar2.1, whole genome shotgun sequence genomic window carries:
- the zgc:162608 gene encoding apolipoprotein A-IV: MNLQFVTLALVFATTTAFPIDEISREAWSLQRDNQATEKKNFAKDSNGVWKNHVVSSDLYSQDSHNPMAAELKRKLSMESERLRDRLKQELAELRDRLSPYPSHPKHTMANIKEFLAPFTKQLQTALQSNTQELCEKLNLNLQDLNPEEATLYQEAVQRITLALDESHQKRTAAFEDFKTKAFEAVEEERDSSVKELWEEVTARLGQEVCTFSLEVQGKVAALKIALADHLALAQPPRDVMTSKVDQFCQNSSARNQQFISNLDQQMIALQENQSHGESSAGFHQTNIESIQEDFSTRLTALLQDIVHTLN, translated from the exons atgaatctGCAGTTTGTTACACTGGCTTTGGTCTTTGCTACCACAACAG CATTTCCAATCGATGAGATCAGTCGAGAAGCATGGAGTTTGCAGAGAGACAATCAGGcgactgaaaagaaaaatttcGCCAAAGATTCAAA TGGTGTGTGGAAGAACCATGTGGTGAGCAGTGACCTTTACTCCCAAGACTCTCACAACCCCATGGCGGCTGAACTGAAACGAAAGCTGAGTATGGAGTCTGAGCGTCTGAGGGATCGTCTAAAGCAGGAGCTCGCTGAGCTGAGGGACAGACTATCTCCTTACCCCAGCCACCCAAAACACACCATGGCCAATATCAAGGAGTTCCTCGCCCCCTTCACTAAGCAGCTCCAGACAGCTCTCCAGTCCAACACTCAGGAACTCTGTGAGAAACTCAATCTGAACCTCCAGGACCTGAACCCAGAGGAAGCCACACTCTACCAGGAGGCAGTGCAGAGGATCACGCTAGCTCTGGATGAAAGCCACCAGAAAAGGACAGCAGCCTTCGAGGActttaaaacaaaagcatttgAGGCTGTAGAGGAGGAACGAGACAGCAGTGTAAAGGAGCTTTGGGAGGAAGTCACTGCCAGGCTGGGACAGGAAGTGTGTACCTTCAGTTTAGAGGTACAAGGGAAGGTGGCGGCACTTAAGATAGCATTGGCAGACCATCTAGCCTTGGCACAGCCTCCAAGGGATGTGATGACTTCAAAAGTGGATCAGTTCTGCCAGAATTCCTCAGCTCGGAATCAACAGTTTATTTCTAACTTAGACCAACAGATGATCGCTCTACAAGAAAACCAGAGTCATGGTGAGTCATCAGCTGGTTTCCATCAGACAAACATAGAGTCCATACAAGAGGATTTCTCAACCAGACTCACAGCTCTATTACAAGACATTGTACACACTCTAAATTAA